A single Anopheles arabiensis isolate DONGOLA chromosome X, AaraD3, whole genome shotgun sequence DNA region contains:
- the LOC120905997 gene encoding inositol polyphosphate-4-phosphatase type I A isoform X1: MRFNKQELITLATQPSNKFEKEGPLHVTEKQEGFFRKTEDESQTGANDRLGRGKRQKPFSCIGSASSQVSLERWCRLRGNLLFYFKNTDPFSEPQGCIVLEKYKCIMPPNHEQQEYDGYVFYLEFNDGLRQRFAANTQQERLEWMQAIGLAEYDIKRAQLKYLREQIDRNRGTIHDVDIDMLRLQTGKEIGKQLVRHERQDLNEIPICESVISCDNLLCDGNGKPPNPSVVVQVTSNNRSSGWIKYGRTEVIERSSNPQFICTIAFRTCDGLHSESLIRFTAYDVREKVTQTAVPIGWAEISLGVIADTSRLRIPLRTQACGENAGFLTIATCTPDMERRNNPRSPLKSGLFASTEAQELLQQQLQQQQYHLQHEQYQQQQQLGHRRSQSLPPKLGIKLFIPPPSKIGLVFTNPSIHTYRLHSGLGGDISVLEVMLESYLCYIIPQQLLSVWIAREKELLQEISGMGELGGEWRQRQMELLDKHLKLLKDYSQAKQYLHQQQQRGRSFKPSCRKGDETLEFAPVNLHLQRMWAHNDTLKRAGILDVVTVGAFTRHSGKTKTGGLIKLLHQIKDSPSKSEGQHKVAAANDAVQAIKQLRKEIVEIMSQLLYLAKSKNPKGMLPLCNEMMTKTRALLNIWEPSLVEEAFAFIERHRIIDDATAGGGGEPGDTGCRDGSGGGGGGGGGGGLLSANSLTVAAMSPFKKITQQLGALDLKSPELEDFSTPMGPAPDLWPQVRTSKSGTLAVPRAKPPVVPSPPSLDLSDTIATIQSSFSQLQQDGAEGEQSGSQAAAPYTLPSPCYLPTEQPSTSKANQPSGGGGAVTFSETHFDINGEVTLSHVPPTVPAMKPAAGSEPPPQLASLPNMGSSTLTANQLLENKNELLSNVYDEQGYLIENTAIVLGHNGAFLDTKVMSSSPSANYYRPTEEPEPLDLTQLNIEASVMCLVSKVKFLCGRCGSPAVRLRAPKGSTLGTLQRPTSIETLQTYVVTSQPLSLPQAAGAAESVSKPAAGREADPAQEEQTPPTPATISDVALCGIEMKATAPPSLSTSKELNLALTQAVGEVARKVKKGNKFTDGLDLSATTDWALELRPSMKKLRQAMDGLLKTARLMHSVQRLQQDMRKTSATLAIMYRRDVCFSQALTSLVAGLMAKLWGQNVTENFISVLVHLGPLAYFEGLLSLYGNETDMWGDMSVAVEDLATVGFTLVRSNLHRDTKGAIPVPRVAGSRQALRVLLPVPESVFCHLPTKEAVSFRVTPVFFNIGINEKATVAETLGFTREQHRSNWDNYDRLKQYHSRYRKVPFNFVNPHCSASQDTPTKVGAYTTPQKELLVPEHTVMKFLADLEGELRANGSKNYAILQLAEEVTRAVQGLRFTSCKSAKDRTSMAVTLEQCRVLQQEFHLSAGNAQNVLNTMRSEGTRSDNTMKNVGTRKYAFNMPQVLSLPAVYRPPAGTYGKAQT, from the exons ATGCGGTTCAACAAGCAGGAGCTGATCACACTGGCCACGCAGCCGAGCAACAAGTTTGAAAAGGAAGGGCCGCTGCACGTGACGGAAAAGCAGGAAGGTTTCTTCCGCAAAACAGAAG ATGAGTCGCAAACGGGCGCGAACGATCGGCTCGGGCGCGGCAAGCGCCAAAAGCCATTCAGTTGCATCGGTAGCGCATCGAGTCAag TAAGCCTCGAGCGATGGTGCAGGCTGCGGGGCAATCTGCTGTTTTACTTCAAAAACACCGACCCGTTCTCGGAGCCGCAGGGCTGCATCGTGCTGGAAAAGTACAAATGCATCATGCCGCCCAACCACGAGCAGCAGGAGTACGATGGTTACGTCTTCTATTTGG agttTAACGATGGCCTTCGGCAACGCTTTGCCGCCAACACGCAACAGGAGCGACTGGAATGGATGCAGGCGATCGGGCTGGCCGAGTACGACATCAAGCGGGCCCAGCTGAAGTATCTGCGCGAGCAGATCGACCGGAACCGGGGCACCATTCACGACGTCGACATCGATATGCTGCGGCTGCAGACGGGGAAAGAGATCGGTAAGCAATTGGTCCGTCACGAAAGACAAG ATTTGAACGAAATCCCCATCTGCGAGTCGGTCATCTCGTGCGACAACCTGCTGTGCGACGGCAACGGCAAGCCGCCGAACCCGTCGGTCGTGGTGCAGGTCACGTCCAACAACCGGTCGTCCGGCTGGATCAAGTACGGTCGGACGGAGGTGATCGAGCGCAGCTCCAACCCCCAGTTCATCTGCACCATCGCGTTCCGCACGTGCGACGGGCTGCACAGCGAGTCGCTGATACGCTTCACGGCGTACGACGTGCGCGAGAAGGTGACGCAGACGGCCGTTCCGATCGGGTGGGCCGAGATATCGCTCGGCGTGATAGCGGACACGTCCCGGTTGCGGATACCGCTGCGCACCCAGGCTTGTGGCGAGAATGCGGGCTTTCTGACGATCGCGACCTGCACGCCGGACATGGAGCGGCGCAACAATCCCCGGTCGCCGCTAAAGTCGGGCCTGTTCGCTAGCACCGAGGCGCAGGAgcttcttcagcagcagctgcagcagcagcagtaccaccTCCAGCATGAACaataccagcagcagcaacagctgggCCATCGACGGTCCCAATCGCTACCGCCAAAGCTGGGCATCAAGCTGTTCATTCCGCCACCGTCAAAGATTGGGCTGGTCTTTACGAACCCGAGC ATCCACACCTACCGGCTGCATTCCGGGCTCGGCGGCGACATCAGCGTGCTGGAGGTAATGCTCGAAAGCTACCTGTGCTACATCATCCCTCAGCAGCTGCTGTCCGTGTGGATCGCGCGCGAGAAGGAGCTGCTGCAGGAGATCTCGGGCATGGGCGAGCTCGGGGGCGAATGGCGCCAGCGGCAGATGGAGCTGCTCGACAAGCACCTGAAGCTGCTGAAGGACTACTCGCAGGCGAAGCAGTacctgcaccagcagcagcagcgtggccGCTCGTTCAAGCCGAGCTGCCGCAAAGGGGACGAGACGCTCGAGTTTGCGCCGGTCAACCTGCACCTGCAGCGCATGTGGGCCCACAACGACACGCTCAAGCGGGCCGGCATCCTGGACGTCGTGACGGTCGGTGCGTTCACGCGCCACTCGGGCAAAACGAAGACGGGCGGGCTGATCAAGCTGCTGCACCAGATCAAGGACTCGCCGTCGAAGAGCGAGGGCCAGCACAAGGTGGCGGCCGCGAACGATGCGGTGCAGGCGATCAAGCAGCTGCGCAAGGAGATTGTGGAGATCATGTCGCAGCTGCTCTACCTGGCCAAGTCGAAAAACCCGAAGGGCATGCTGCCGCTGTGCAACGAGATGATGACGAAGACGCGCGCCCTGCTGAACATCTGGGAGCCGAGCCTGGTGGAGGAAGCGTTTGCGTTCATCGAGCGGCACCGCATCATCGACGATGCGACggcgggcggtggtggagAGCCAGGAGACACCGGTTGTCGGGATggtagcggtggtggtggtggtggtggtggtggcggtggtttgCTGTCGGCCAACAGCCTGACGGTGGCGGCCATGTCGCCGTTCAAGAAAATTACGCAACAGCTCGGTGCGCTCGATCTGAAATCGCCCGAGCTGGAAGACTTCTCCACCCCGATGGGGCCGGCGCCCGACCTGTGGCCGCAGGTACGCACCTCCAAATCGGGCACGCTCGCCGTGCCGAGGGCCAAGCCGCCGGTGGTGCCGTCCCCGCCGTCGCTCGACCTGAGCGACACCATCGCGACCATCCAGAGCAGCTTCAGTCAGCTGCAGCAGGACGGAGCGGAAGGGGAGCAGTCCGGCAGCCAGGCGGCGGCGCCCTACACGCTGCCGAGCCCGTGCTATCTGCCCACCGAGCAACCGTCCACCTCGAAGGCGAACCAACCgagcggcggtggcggtgcagTCACGTTCAGCGAAACGCATTTCGACATTAACGGCGAAGTGACGCTCAGCCACGTGCCACCGACCGTGCCAGCGATGAAGCCGGCCGCCGGCAGCGAGCCGCCCCCGCAGCTCGCCAGCCTGCCAAACATGGGCTCCTCTACGCTGACGGCGAACCAGCTGCTCGAGAACAAGAACGAGCTGCTCTCGAACGTGTACGACGAGCAGGGCTACCTGATCGAGAACACGGCCATCGTGCTCGGCCACAACGGGGCCTTTCTCGACACGAAGGTGATGAGCTCGAGCCCGTCGGCCAACTACTACCGGCCGACGGAGGAACCGGAACCGCTCGACCTGAcgcagctcaacatcgaggcGAGCGTGATGTGTCTCGTGTCGAAGGTGAAGTTCCTGTGCGGCCGGTGTGGCAGCCCGGCGGTGCGTTTGCGCGCCCCCAAGGGCTCCACGCTCGGCACGCTGCAGCGCCCGACCAGCATCGAGACGCTGCAGACGTACGTGGTCACCAGTCAGCCGCTATCGCTGCCGCAGGCCGCAGGAGCAGCGGAAAGTGTCAGTAAGCCGGCGGCGGGCAGGGAAGCGGATCCAGCACAGGAGGAGCAGACGCCACCGACGCCCGCAACCATTAGCGATGTGGCGCTGTGCGGCATCGAGATGAAAGCGACCGCACCGCCGTCGCTCAGCACGAGCAAGGAGCTAAATCTGGCGCTTACGCAAGCGGTCGGCGAGGTGGCGCGCAAGGTGAAGAAGGGCAACAAGTTCACGGACGGGCTGGACCTGTCGGCGACCACCGACTGGGCGCTGGAGCTGCGGCCCTCGATGAAGAAGCTGCGGCAGGCGATGGACGGGCTGCTGAAGACGGCCCGCCTCATGCACTCGGTCCAGCGGCTGCAGCAGGACATGCGCAAAACGAGCGCCACGCTCGCGATTATGTACCGGCGGGACGTGTGCTTCTCCCAGGCGCTCACCTCCCTGGTCGCCGGTCTGATGGCGAAGCTGTGGGGCCAGAACGTGACGGAGAACTTCATCAGCGTGCTGGTGCACCTCGGCCCGCTCGCCTACTTCGAGGGGCTGCTGTCGCTATACGGCAACGAGACGGACATGTGGGGCGACATGAGCGTGGCGGTGGAGGACCTCGCCACCGTCGGGTTTACGCTCGTGCGCAGCAACCTGCACCGGGACACGAAGGGCGCGATACCGGTGCCGCGGGTGGCCGGCTCCCGGCAGGCGCTGCGCGTCCTGCTGCCCGTCCCCGAGTCGGTCTTCTGCCACCTGCCGACGAAGGAGGCGGTCAGCTTCCGCGTCACGCCCGTCTTCTTCAACATAGGCATCAACGAGAAGGCGACGGTGGCGGAGACGCTCGGCTTTACGCGCGAGCAGCACCGCTCGAACTGGGACAACTACGACCGGCTGAAGCAGTACCACAGCCGCTACCGGAAGGTGCCGTTCAACTTCGTCAATCCGCACTGCTCGGCCAGCCAGGACACGCCGACGAAGGTGGGCGCGTACACCACGCCGCAGAAGGAGCTGCTCGTGCCGGAGCACACGGTTATGAAGTTTCTGGCCGACCTGGAGGGCGAGCTGCGCGCGAACGGCTCGAAAAACTACGCCATCCTGCAGCTGGCGGAGGAGGTGACGCGGGCGGTGCAGGGGCTACGCTTTACGTCGTGCAAGAGTGCGAAGGACCGCACGTCGATGGCGGTCACGCTCGAGCAGTGCCGAGTGCTGCAGCAGGAGTTCCATCTGTCCGCTGGGAATGCCCAAAACGTGCTCAACACGATGCGCAG TGAAGGCACCCGGTCCGACAATACGATGAAAAACGTGGGCACGCGCAAGTACGCGTTCAACATGCCGCAGGTGCTGTCGCTGCCGGCCGTCTATCGCCCGCCCGCAGGCACGTACGGCAAGGCGCAAACTTAG